The Agromyces hippuratus genome has a window encoding:
- the thiM gene encoding hydroxyethylthiazole kinase yields the protein MSDRLSIDPAHSSAQLLDRLRDRAPLVQCITNTVVSGFTANALLAIGAAPAMVDIVGESAAFARIASGLLVNLGTPSPEQRAAAREAVGAAHEAGTPWVLDPVAIGSLPIRTALAHELVALRPAVIRGNASEILALAGVGAGGRGVDAADSTEAAVEAAGLLAARFGSVVAVSGPVDLITDGRSTVRISNGDALLTRVTGGGCALGAVTAAFVAIADDAFAGAVAATLVYTVAAELAAAGAEGPGTFAPRFLDALAAVGPADVQERAHVSGALGDVAGASSATAAFAVAAGADA from the coding sequence TTGAGCGATCGTCTGTCCATCGACCCTGCCCACTCGAGCGCACAACTGCTCGACCGACTCCGCGACCGCGCGCCACTCGTGCAGTGCATCACGAACACCGTGGTCTCGGGCTTCACCGCGAACGCGCTGCTCGCGATCGGCGCCGCCCCTGCCATGGTCGACATCGTCGGCGAGTCGGCCGCCTTCGCGCGAATCGCGAGCGGCCTCCTCGTGAACCTCGGCACGCCGTCGCCCGAGCAGCGCGCTGCCGCCCGCGAGGCCGTCGGCGCCGCCCATGAAGCGGGCACGCCATGGGTGCTCGACCCGGTCGCCATCGGCTCCCTGCCCATCCGCACGGCGCTCGCGCATGAACTCGTCGCGCTGCGGCCGGCCGTCATCCGCGGCAATGCGAGCGAGATCCTCGCCCTCGCCGGCGTCGGGGCGGGCGGCCGCGGCGTCGATGCCGCCGACTCGACCGAGGCCGCCGTCGAAGCCGCAGGGCTGCTCGCCGCCCGGTTCGGCTCGGTCGTCGCCGTGTCGGGCCCGGTCGACCTCATCACCGACGGGCGCAGCACGGTGCGCATCTCGAACGGCGACGCCCTGCTCACTCGTGTCACGGGCGGCGGGTGCGCCCTCGGGGCGGTGACGGCCGCGTTCGTCGCGATCGCCGACGACGCCTTCGCCGGCGCGGTCGCCGCCACGCTCGTCTACACGGTGGCCGCGGAGCTCGCCGCGGCCGGCGCCGAGGGTCCCGGCACGTTCGCGCCGAGGTTCCTCGATGCGCTGGCGGCGGTCGGTCCGGCAGACGTGCAGGAGCGCGCACATGTCTCGGGCGCGCTCGGCGACGTTGCAGGGGCGTCGTCCGCCACCGCGGCATTCGCCGTCGCCGCAGGAGCCGACGCGTGA